The Brachyhypopomus gauderio isolate BG-103 chromosome 1, BGAUD_0.2, whole genome shotgun sequence genome includes a window with the following:
- the lurap1l gene encoding leucine rich adaptor protein 1-like: protein MEEENTVPDFKDIEGKLGRKVPDSLIRSITEEVHKGKTDSRFTPTTKANQSTTSDLKRLESKMLLLKQEMAHLRAIDVKLMHQLLSINEGIESIRWVMEERGGVASRESSLNGSLYSLSESQEASDQGSLCGFHDRTDELDGISLGSYLDTLGEDLEEHPSPTDLTGSFRDQPVIKDETLDPEWIQSPHRPRVDSDEYYCFG, encoded by the exons ATGGAAGAAGAAAACACCGTGCCGGATTTTAAGGACATAGAGGGAAAATTGGGTCGTAAAGTTCCGGATAGTTTGATTCGGTCCATTACAGAGGAAGTACACAAAGGCAAGACCGACTCCAGATTCACTCCGACTACAAAAGCGAACCAGTCCACCACCAGTGACTTGAAACGACTGGAGAGCAAGATGTTACTCCTCAAACAGGAAATG GCTCATCTCCGCGCCATCGATGTCAAACTGATGCATCAGCTCCTGTCAATCAACGAAGGCATCGAGTCCATCCGATGGGTGATGGAGGAgcgagggggcgtggccagccGAGAGAGCAGCCTGAATGGCAGCTTGTACAGCCTATCAGAGAGTCAGGAAGCATCGGACCAAGGGAGCCTCTGTGGTTTCCATGACAGGACTGATGAACTGGATGGGATTTCACTGGGAAGCTACTTGGATACCCTGGGAGAGGACTTAGAAGAACATCCCTCACCCACTGACCTCACAGGCAGCTTCAGAGACCAGCCCGTCATCAAGGACGAAACACTCGACCCAGAGTGGATCCAGTCCCCACATCGACCCAGAGTGGACTCGGACGAGTACTACTGTTTCGGGTAG